From a region of the Desmodus rotundus isolate HL8 chromosome 7, HLdesRot8A.1, whole genome shotgun sequence genome:
- the LOC112296591 gene encoding granzyme B(G,H)-like produces MIRGHEAKPHSHPYMASLNIQDEKKMMCGGVLVQKNFVLTAAHCNGRLINVTLGAHNIQKQEKTQQVIQVKRTIPHPDYNAKNFFNDIMYCRCKDHMLKQLPKELPRCPSKSDIKAALRMSRIPQQYMASRRAENSYTGD; encoded by the exons ATGATCAGGGGACATGAGGCgaagccccactcccacccctacATGGCCTCCCTGAACATTCAAGATGAAAAGAAGATGATGTGTGGCGGTGTTCTTGTGCAAAAAAACTTTGTTCTGACAGCTGCTCACTGCAATGGAAG gttaatcaatgtcaccctgGGGGCCCACAACATCCAGAAGCAGGAGAAGACTCAGCAGGTCATCCAGGTGAAAAGAACCATCCCCCACCCAGACTATAATGCTAAGAACTTCTTCAATGACATCATGTACTGCAG gtGTAAAGATCACATGCTAAAACAACTTCCCAAGGAACTTCCAAGATGTCCTTCAAAGAGTGACATTAAAGCAGCCCTGAGGATGTCCAGGATCCCTCAGCAGTACATGGCCTCCCGCAGAGCAGAGAACAGCTACACTGGTGACTGA
- the LOC128781446 gene encoding cathepsin G-like codes for MQLLLILMALLLPPGAGAAEIIGGREARPHSHPYMAYLRIQSPEGGSACGGFLVREDFVMTAAHCLGSTIMVILGAHNISRQERTQQRMSVLRAIPHPGYRRQNLQNDIMLLKLTNRARRNRFVRPVALPRSQAQLRPGSRCTVAGWGRVSQNRRTDTLQDVQLKVQRDRVCSNLFNVFNSRSQICVGDRRERKNAFRGDSGGPLVCNSVAQGIVSYGNGAGTPPGVFTKVSSYLPWINRTMRRFKMARNQRRHHHTTPPMTDSSSLGRSWLSEI; via the exons ATGCAGCTCCTCCTCATCCTGATGGCCCTTCTCCTACcccctggggctggagcag cggAGATCATCGGAGGCCGTGAGGCcaggccccactcccacccctacATGGCATATCTTCGCATCCAGTCACCAGAGGGAGGAAGTGCTTGTGGAGGGTTCCTGGTGCGAGAAGATTTTGTGATGACAGCAGCTCACTGCTTGGGAAG CACTATAATGGTCATCCTGGGGGCACACAACATCAGTAGGCAGGAAAGGACCCAACAGCGCATGTCTGTGCTCAGAGCCATCCCACACCCTGGATATCGCAGGCAGAACCTTCAAAATGACATCATGTTACTGAAG CTGACAAATAGAGCCAGGCGGAATCGATTCGTGAGGCCAGTGGCTCTGCCTCGATCCCAGGCCCAGCTGAGACCTGGGTCCCGGTGCACTGTGGCTGGCTGGGGCCGGGTCAGTCAGAACAGGCGAACAGACACACTCCAGGACGTGCAGCTGAAGGTGCAGAGGGATCGGGTGTGCAGCAATCTCTTTAATGTCTTCAATAGCCGAAGCCAGATTTGTGTGGGAGAccgaagggagagaaagaacgcCTTCCGG GGGGACTCCGGAGGCCCCCTTGTGTGTAACAGTGTGGCTCAGGGCATTGTCTCCTACGGAAATGGTGCTGGAACTCCTCCAGGAGTCTTCACCAAGGTTTCCAGCTACCTGCCCTGGATAAATAGAACAATGAGACGCTTTAAAATGGCGAGGAATCAAAGGAGACATCATCACACCACCCCACCTATGACGGACTCTTCTTCTCTGGGACGGAGCTGGTTGTCAGAGATTTAA